One Oryza sativa Japonica Group chromosome 8, ASM3414082v1 DNA window includes the following coding sequences:
- the LOC4344549 gene encoding serine/threonine protein phosphatase 2A 57 kDa regulatory subunit B' theta isoform produces the protein MIKQILGRLPKKEKPGKSGEKDLAGVGSSLPDARTTTDLTMSSRIANPNNYTAAVTNPGQNYTVKNAHHGGAGVSNGFLAPPVFEALPSLRDAPAPEKPSLFLRKVVMCYVVFDFTDPTKDVKEKEIKRQTLLELVDYVTSATGKFPEPAVQEVIKMVSTNLFRVPNPAPRENKPLESFDMEEEEPVMDPAWPHLQIVYELFLRFVQSPETDAKLAKRYVDHGFIIKLLDLFDSEDPREREYLKTILHRIYGKFMVHRPFIRKAINNIFYRFIFETEKHNGIAELLEILGSIINGFALPLKEEHKLFLVRALIPLHKPKCVSMYHQQLSYCVTQFVEKDCKLADTVIRGLLKYWPITNSAKEVMFLGELEEVLEATQPAEFQRCMVSLFCQIARCLNSSHFQVAERALFLWNNDHIEVLIKQNSKVILPIILPAIERNTKEHWNQAVQSLSLNVRKIFMDHDPVLFEECLKKFEEDEAKETALRSKREATWKRLEEIASSKTISSEPAVPPEATVH, from the exons ATGATTAAGCAAATCCTGGGCCGGCTTCCCAAGAAGGAGAAGCCGGGCAAGTCCGGGGAGAAGGATTTGGCCGGAGTCGGCTCGTCGCTGCCTGATGCAAGAACCACCACGGATTTGACCATGTCTAGTAGGATCGCCAATCCTAACAATTATACAGCCGCGGTCACAAATCCCGGCCAGAATTACACCGTCAAGAACGCCCATCATGGTGGTGCTGGTGTCAGCAATGGTTTCTTGGCGCCGCCCGTGTTTGAGGCGCTTCCGAGCTTACGGGATGCGCCGGCGCCAGAGAAGCCCAGCTTGTTTCTCCGGAAGGTGGTCATGTGCTATGTGGTTTTCGACTTCACGGACCCGACCAAGGATGTCAAGGAGAAGGAGATCAAGAGGCAAACATTGCTGGAGCTCGTGGATTATGTCACCTCAGCTACGGGGAAATTCCCGGAGCCCGCTGTGCAGGAGGTCATCAAAATGGTGTCCACCAACTTGTTCAGGGTACCGAACCCCGCGCCAAGAGAGAACAAGCCGCTTGAGTCATTTgatatggaggaggaagaacctGTCATGGACCCGGCTTGGCCGCACTTGCAGATTGTGTATGAACTATTCTTAAGGTTTGTCCAGTCTCCTGAGACCGATGCTAAGCTGGCCAAGAGATACGTCGATCATGGTTTCATTATCAAGCTGCTTGATCTCTTTGACTCGGAGGATCCTAGGGAAAGGGAGTATTTGAAGACAATACTTCATAGGATATATGGGAAGTTCATGGTGCACCGTCCATTCATTAGGAAGGCGATTAATAATATCTTCTACAGGTTCATATTTGAGACAGAAAAGCATAACGGGATTGCTGAGCTATTAGAGATTTTGGGGAGTATAATCAATGGTTTTGCTTTGCCACTCAAGGAAGAGCACAAATTGTTTCTTGTGCGAGCATTGATTCCACTCCACAAACCAAAATGTGTTAGCATGTATCATCAACAACTGTCATATTGTGTTACTCAGTTTGTTGAGAAGGACTGCAAGCTTGCGGATACTGTTATAAGGGGTTTACTTAAATACTGGCCCATCACGAATAGTGCTAAGGAGGTGATGTTTTTGGGCGAGTTAGAAGAGGTTTTGGAAGCCACTCAGCCAGCAGAATTTCAGAGATGTATGGTGTCACTTTTCTGTCAGATCGCCCGCTGTCTGAATAGTTCTCACTTTCAG GTGGCAGAGCGAGCTCTGTTTCTGTGGAACAACGACCATATTGAGGTCTTGATCAAGCAGAACAGCAAGGTGATACTGCCCATAATCCTTCCTGCAATAGAACGAAATACAAAAGAACACTGGAACCAGGCAGTTCAAAGCTTGAGTCTTAATGTTCGCAAGATATTCATGGATCATGACCCTGTACTGTTTGAGGAGTGCCTCAAGAAGTTTGAGGAAGATGAAGCAAAAGAAACCGCGTTGAGATCAAAACGTGAGGCCACATGGAAGCGCCTAGAAGAGATTGCCTCGTCAAAAACTATCAGCAGTGAGCCAGCAGTTCCTCCAGAGGCTACAGTTCATTAG